The following coding sequences are from one Nicotiana tabacum cultivar K326 chromosome 1, ASM71507v2, whole genome shotgun sequence window:
- the LOC107815476 gene encoding ferruginol synthase-like has protein sequence MAFAPLNELGLAGITLSIVFLTIIWYKRTSNIPQKTEPRLPPGPRGLPILGFLPFLRPNLHHQLTELSQQYGPIYKFWLGSKLCIVLNSPSLAKEVVRDQDSVYANRDSSIAGLLATYGGLDIAFSPYGSYWRDIRKLFVSEMLSNRNLEACYSLRKQEVRKTIRKVHTKIGYPIDIGELAFVTEMNVVMSMIFGSNFVEEKEKHAKDGAEFRELVIKFTQMLAKPNISDFFPMLARFDLQGIQKEMEALLKSVENILDPAINECMKMLSDKRKDEIQGNDKKDFMQILLELMEQKNIGKSVDLVQIKAILLDIVIGGTDTTITMVEWVMAELLNNPVVMTKVQKELKDVIGMNNTVEESHLPKLHYLDAVVKETLRLHPALPLLFPKRPSQSAIVGGYTIPEGTKVLLNVYAIHRDPQIWENPLKFQPVRFLSHSTNLDYAGNNMKYLPFGSGGRVCAGLPLAEKMLMFILASLLHSFDWKLPEGENVDLSDGFGLVVKKSKRLFAIPTPRLPNLELYQ, from the exons ATGGCTTTCGCACCTCTAAACGAGCTTGGTCTTGCAGGTATTACCCTTTCAATTGTGTTCCTGACAATTATATGGTACAAAAGGACATCAAATATACCACAGAAGACAGAACCTAGGTTGCCGCCAGGGCCTCGTGGCCTTCCAATTTTGGGATTCTTACCATTCCTCCGCCCCAATTTGCACCACCAGCTTACAGAGTTGTCTCAACAGTATGGTCCAATATACAAGTTTTGGCTAGGAAGCAAACTATGTATTGTGCTGAATTCACCATCCTTAGCCAAAGAAGTAGTTCGTGATCAAGACTCCGTTTATGCCAACCGTGACTCTTCAATTGCAGGATTGCTGGCCACATATGGTGGATTAGATATTGCATTTTCTCCCTATGGCTCCTACTGGCGTGATATACGCAAACTGTTTGTGAGTGAGATGCTAAGCAACAGGAACCTTGAGGCTTGTTATAGTCTTCGGAAACAGGAGGTCAGAAAGACAATTAGAAAAGTGCATACCAAGATTGGCTACCCCATTGACATTGGTGAATTAGCTTTTGTAACTGAAATGAATGTAGTCATGAGTATGATCTTTGGCAGTAATTTTGTAGAGGAGAAGGAGAAGCATGCAAAAGATGGAGCTGAGTTCAGGGAATTGGTGATAAAATTTACTCAAATGTTGGCAAAGCCAAACATATCAGACTTCTTCCCTATGCTTGCCAGGTTTGATTTACAAGGAATACAGAAAGAGATGGAGGCTCTTTTGAAGTCTGttgaaaatatattggaccctGCCATAAACGAATGCATGAAGATGCTTTCGGACAAAAGAAAGGATGAAATCCAGGGGAATGACAAGAAGGATTTTATGCAGATCCTATTAGAGCTAATGGAGCAGAAAAATATTGGTAAATCGGTGGACTTGGTGCAAATAAAGGCCATCTTGCTG GACATTGTGATTGGTGGGACTGACACTACAATCACGATGGTCGAATGGGTAATGGCGGAGCTTCTGAATAACCCGGTGGTAATGACAAAGGTGCAAAAGGAACTGAAAGATGTCATAGGTATGAATAACACTGTTGAAGAATCCCATTTACCAAAACTACACTATCTTGATGCAGTTGTAAAGGAGACACTTCGTCTACACCCTGCATTACCGCTGCTTTTCCCTAAGCGCCCAAGCCAATCTGCAATAGTTGGCGGATACACAATACCTGAGGGAACTAAAGTACTCTTGAATGTTTATGCAATTCATCGGGATCCTCAAATATGGGAAAATCCATTGAAATTCCAGCCTGTTAGGTTCTTGAGTCACTCTACAAATTTAGACTATGCTGGCAATAATATGAAGTACCTTCCATTTGGATCAGGGGGGAGAGTTTGTGCTGGCCTTCCTTTAGCTGAGAAAATGCTTATGTTTATATTGGCTTCATTGCTGCATTCCTTTGATTGGAAACTCCCAGAGGGCGAAAATGTTGACCTTTCAGATGGATTTGGACTTGTCGTCAAGAAAAGTAAGAGGCTATTCGCCATCCCTACTCCCAggttaccaaatttagaactatATCAATAG
- the LOC107803628 gene encoding flavonoid 3'-monooxygenase CYP75B137-like codes for MSLKFFKPLFDSWSWHLDGANIEQNGIFLSNILGFVALLWFVWIFIDKSKKGQPPLPPGPKALPLVGNLLSLDPELHTYFASLSQAYGPICRLWLGKKVGIIITSPALAREVLKEQDTIFANRDVPAAAREFSYGGKDIVWTPYGPKWRMLRKVSVREMLNGSTLDYVYALRRRELRQTVNYLYNQAGSPVSIGEQMFLNVLNVITSMLWGDTVKGEERASLGAEFRLVVTSITELLGTPDVSDFYPGLARFDLQGVTKKMKVLAKRFDKIFETIIDQRRKTDRDGGMRSGVGQESKDFLQVLLKLKDDADAKIPLTMSELKALLMDMVVGGTDTTSNTVEFAMAEIMNNQKVLRKLQQELETVVGKDNIVEESHIQHLPYLYAVMKEVLRIHPVLPLLVPHCPSETVTVGGYTVPKGSRVFINVWAIQRDPSIWENPTEFYPERFLDNKLDYSGNDFNFIPFSSGRRMCAGIAMAERMFMYSLASLIHSFDWKLPEGEIVDLTEKFGIVLKKKIPLVAIPTPRLSSPTLYE; via the exons ATGTCTCTCAAGTTCTTCAAACCTCTATTTGATTCTTGGTCGTGGCATTTGGATGGAGCCAATATTGAGCAAAATGGTATCTTTTTATCCAATATTCTTGGATTTGTAGCTTTACTATGGTTTGTTTGGATTTTCATCGATAAGTCAAAGAAGGGACAACCCCCATTGCCACCAGGGCCTAAAGCTTTGCCTTTAGTAGGTAATCTCCTCTCTCTTGATCCTGAACTCCACACCTATTTTGCATCTCTTTCCCAAGCGTATGGCCCTATTTGTAGACTCTGGCTTGGTAAAAAAGTTGGGATTATTATTACTTCTCCTGCTTTAGCTCGTGAGGTGCTTAAGGAACAAGATACTATTTTTGCTAACAGAGATGTGCCTGCTGCTGCTAGAGAATTTTCATATGGTGGTAAGGACATAGTTTGGACTCCTTATGGACCAAAATGGCGCATGTTGAGGAAGGTTTCTGTTCGTGAAATGCTTAATGGTTCTACTTTAGACTACGTTTATGCACTAAGGCGACGGGAGCTTAGACAGACGGTTAATTACTTATATAATCAGGCGGGTTCACCGGTGAGTATCGGTGAGCAGATGTTCTTGAATGTTCTTAATGTGATCACGAGCATGTTATGGGGTGACACAGTGAAGGGTGAGGAAAGAGCTAGTCTTGGTGCAGAGTTTAGGCTTGTTGTGACTAGTATAACTGAGCTGCTAGGTACTCCGGAtgtttcggatttttatccgggcTTGGCCAGGTTTGATTTGCAAGGTGTAACAAAGAAGATGAAGGTGTTGGCAAAGCGGTTTGACAAGATATTTGAGACCATTATTGATCAAAGACGGAAAACGGATAGAGATGGTGGGATGAGAAGTGGTGTTGGCCAAGAAAGCAAGGATTTTTTGCAGGTTTTGCTGAAGTTGAAAGATGATGCCGATGCTAAAATACCTCTGACCATGTCTGAACTCAAAGCCTTGCTCATG GATATGGTTGTTGGTGGAACTGACACAACCTCCAACACGGTTGAGTTTGCCATGGCTGAAATTATGAACAATCAAAAGGTCCTGAGGAAACTACAACAGGAACTGGAGACAGTTGTGGGAAAAGATAACATAGTGGAAGAGTCTCATATTCAGCACTTACCATATCTCTATGCAGTTATGAAAGAAGTCTTGCGCATACATCCAGTACTCCCACTATTGGTGCCACATTGTCCTAGTGAGACAGTCACTGTGGGAGGATACACCGTTCCTAAAGGATCTCGTGTTTTCATAAATGTATGGGCTATACAGAGAGATCCCTCTATATGGGAAAATCCGACTGAGTTCTATCCGGAAAGATTTTTGGACAATAAATTGGATTATAGTGGAAACGATTTCAACTTTATTCCATTTAGTTCTGGAAGAAGAATGTGTGCGGGAATAGCCATGGCAGAGAGGATGTTCATGTATTCACTGGCTTCACTTATTCACTCTTTCGACTGGAAGTTGCCCGAAGGAGAGATAGTAGACCTTACGGAGAAGTTTGGTAttgttttgaagaagaaaattcctCTGGTGGCTATACCTACTCCAAGATTATCCAGTCCAACACTCTATGAGTAA